From Manihot esculenta cultivar AM560-2 chromosome 18, M.esculenta_v8, whole genome shotgun sequence:
CTTTTTTCTTATGAGCCTTATTCGCCTCCCACCACTTCGAGTACCCTATGATTTTGAAACATCCGTACCGTGTGTGCCGAGATCCGCCACAATGGGTGCATTTTAAGCCGATTTGTCATCCTGAAGTGATGACTTGTCTGTGTCTGACCGGTTTTTCGCCAATAATCCGGCACCCATAAGGTCGTGGCCAACTGTCGCCGGCGATGGGGAAGGAAGATGGATAGCACGATGCATATTTTCACCATGAAGTCGAGAGTAGGCATCATCCAAGGACGGTAATGGCTCTTCGTTGAGAATTTCTCAACGGATTGGGTCGAGTTCCAACTGTATCCCGGCCGAAAAAAGGTAAAGATGTTCCTCCTAAATTTTCTAGTTCCGGATAATGATGTTAGTGTCCCCTTCGATTCTGGTTGGTTGTCTTTCATCGATCTCGGTCCAGATGGCCTGGAAATCATTGTATAGATCCTCCAGCGTGCTTCCTTGTTGTGTTAACTTGTATGCCTTAAGCTATACCTCATAAATAACCAGTTTGTTACTGCCTGCATTGAACCTGATTTTGAGAGCATCCTAAAACCCTTTGCTTGTCTTGTGTTGCAATAGATTTGGACGGTGCTTTTACTCTACTGTCTGGATCATCCATCCTTGGACGATACTATCATTGGCTTGCCATAGGTGAATGGTCGGGTCTGTTTCTGCTGGAGGGGGGATCAGTCAAGTGGTTTAATTCTCCCCTCTCTATAATAAACATCTCCATCGTCTTTGCCAAGACGACATAATTGGAGTCATTCAACTTCACATCGGACGGCAGCTGTGCTGAATCAAGGGTAATTTGATTTGCtgatttctaatttttattttggctATTCTGAATTAACAGAAAGAGTTTGTGTGACAGGTCTGCTATTGGATCAATTACTGCTTGGAATTGATAGGCTGGACTCTGGTTAGAAGAGTCGGCCATTGCTGTTTCTCGGTTAGAGAAGGTTGGGAAAGGTATTCTGGCAAATGATGATTGCAGGAAAAATCGGCTAAACTTTTAGACCAAAAcccgctctgataccatctagaattatagaaagaaaagtactttttatttttttgctttCTGTGTAATAGGATATAAGGATTATATAGTACGAAATATGATCAATTATACTTATGATTATATTATCAATCATCATCTAAAATCATGTTAGGATTATACTAACTATGGTAATATTTAATCACTGATTAATTACAATTATGACATAATGTTCTTTCCAACACTTatcctaaaaattaaaattacagaaGAATCTATTTAATTCTGAGCGAttgcaaaataaatttttaaaaacggTGTCCAacacaatttaaattttattattttatcttattttttcaatagatctactataaaaaaaattttaaataaaaaggaaaaatgggAGGTGGAGAGGAAAGCCATTCTCCGAACAGTCAAGAAAGAGATGGAATgacatgagatagaaagactttACTACTAGGAGAAAATTGAAACTAAATTGAGAGATTCTCTTTCTAAATAGAAACTAGAGAGAAACCTTTTCACATAGACTTTTATtcactattaaaaaaaaattattcaatggTTTTTTTCTGTTAGAAtccatttctatatttttagactttatttttctatatatatttaatgaattaaaatcactgttatattatgttatttttcCCCATCTCGCATGTGATGTTACGTTTCATAATCACATGTTTCATAATTGATGGATGGTTTTTAGTAagcatagaatttttttttttttttcctttaaggAAGAATTAGATGAAATAAGGAGAATTATAACATACTCTCACCTTCATAGTCATCATATTTACTCCTAAACTTGTAAACTTTTAAATAACTTACCTTTAAAATTCAAGTCAGCTACATGTACATCAATGCTCTGCTGAATAAGTGAACTTCATTAAATATAATGACTTCTTGACTCCCACCACCACCGGATTGAACTCTGTGGCCAAGAGTAGAACATCCTTTAAAGTTCAAAGTACCATTCTTTTTACTTCTAATCTCATTTGTAAGAACCAGTAGATagatatttgaaaaataatatctttGGACAGGGCAATAAGAATGAGCACCTCATCCAATTCAAATCCAGAACAATATTCTGCATTAGTTACTACTGTACAAATGAACCTTCACACCCTCAACACCAAAACCAAATTAACAATTCGATCCACGTGGACTCAAAACATGAGACCCATTGGTTTTTTTTATATCACCTCAAAGAGGTTTTCACAAGGTAAATACTAAGGGCTTCCAAACTGTCAGGACTTCTTGGAACATTTCCAGCACCAATTCCTTGTCTGCTTgctcaaaaaaattattgatttcttCTCTAACATCATTAATCTTCCCAAAATCAAATAAGTATGTCAAGCATGCTTTCTTCAGTTTGTCCAACTGGTAAAGCCAGGCCTCTTGCAACCTCTCAAGTACATTTCCAGAATCTATGTCTTCCAAGAGGCTCTCCTCacaggcatctttaagatctgCAATATCATATTTGTTTGCGGCGTCAAGCAACTCTAACCGGTGCTTCCAGAAATCCTCTCGTTTAATGGTTCCGTACATGTAATTGAGAAAAGCCATGCAAGACTCCATTGACATGTCTTCTATGTAGATCGTAGAGGACTCTTTTTCCTTCAGGTCATGATAGAACATGCTCCGAAAAACAGGTGAACTGGCACAAAGTATTGCTTTATGTGCTCTTAAAGTGCCATCTGCAGTGTGGATGGTAACATCAGCATAGATGGCCTCATCCAGCATGCGAGATAGACAACGATGTGTGCTTTGGTTGGAAAAACACTGCGTCACACCGTCACTATGCCAGATGGAACAGGCCTCCTCACCCTGTAATTTCAGCAAGGAAAGATCAAATGTTTAAGCCTCAAGGAAGAGAGTGATTCTACTAATTAGCAGACTCTTAGAAATATGTGTGTGTAAAATTGATTAACatacaattttattaaatgtgCATGTTTCATTCTAGATTATGCTTGCTTGGACATGAACCGACAAGGTTATAACTTTCATGTAAAAACATCACCATATATGCAGAACATGTACACATGACAAAATAAAGGAACTCACATTCGAAAGGCAGACCTTGAGGTCTAGAAACTCGACATCAATAGTGAAACGGCCATGGAAGGTGGAATCAACAGGCCAGACAAAGTCATCACATGTCCGCAGCAATCTCTCCTGAACTGGATGATGAGTTTTACATGTCAATAACTGTTGTGCTCATGTCAACTATAAGCTTTCAAACATAGCATACAGGAAATTCACTACTATTTATAGGAAGCACTGAGCAGGTGAGACGGAGATTATTATATCATCACTATTATTATGTCGATAATGTATGTCTGACAGGTACAATGTCAATCCAGATTCCATGTTGTGCCGCTGAGAGATGAAGCAGTTATCAAAACAAAATGCCCAATGATTGCATAGAACTTCCACatatcaatttaaaacattaacaaTCAATGAATACCAATAACTCAGAAGCAGGAAGCAGGGGCTTCCATGTTGTCATCAAGAACAAGAAGAAAAGTTAATACAACAGAAAGACATCACAAGCCTAATCAACTATGCAAGACTCTAATCCTCAGAGTAGTTTAATTTTGGGATAGAGGCATGAATTCTATCACAAACACATGTAGAGATGATTACAAAAAAGCTTGGGTCTCTTTCAACGTGTGTTGGCTTTTTCTTCTAGAAATTCAGAGAAGTCCCATATCAAGACCTCAAATGAAAGTTCACTAAAAATTTTCAGACGAAAAGGAAAATCACAGAATCATACCAGGAGAAGCATAGGTTCTGGGGTTAGCTCCAGCACTATAAACACGAAGAATAAATTTAGCAATAGGAGATTGCTCTTTGGAAGCTGGAGATGGCTCTGGAAACAAACGAATGTAGAGCAATCCATTCCTCTCCACAGACAACTGCCTGTTAAGACAAAATAACAGACAGACAAatattaaaacatgcaatggaAGCTCAATCAAGACAATGAGCAATATGGGTAATAAAAACAACATG
This genomic window contains:
- the LOC110606420 gene encoding BTB/POZ domain-containing protein At1g21780, whose protein sequence is MAPFSMCMESEERNVNFSQSYKKIVSSLSSFKDPTHRQIVDSKVETISRLAQWRIENFGPCSLKKSDPFKLGIWNWQLSVERNGLLYIRLFPEPSPASKEQSPIAKFILRVYSAGANPRTYASPVQERLLRTCDDFVWPVDSTFHGRFTIDVEFLDLKVCLSNGEEACSIWHSDGVTQCFSNQSTHRCLSRMLDEAIYADVTIHTADGTLRAHKAILCASSPVFRSMFYHDLKEKESSTIYIEDMSMESCMAFLNYMYGTIKREDFWKHRLELLDAANKYDIADLKDACEESLLEDIDSGNVLERLQEAWLYQLDKLKKACLTYLFDFGKINDVREEINNFFEQADKELVLEMFQEVLTVWKPLVFTL